TGCTGATGAAGAACAAATGCGTGTATGGCGAGAGCATTATGGAAATATGATTCCAGAAAAGATTGTTGACACCAAGATTGGAGAGGTATAGGCTTGCTTTAAAAAGCATTTACTTTTAAACTGTGATTAAAACGTTTATGAACAAAGACACAGTTAGTCAGTcaaatgtttgtttacattttcacaaTATTTGCTTTAATTTCAGAATTATGTACATGAATTCACAACATGAGTAAAAACAGGCCACTCCTTAAATTAGCTGAAAATTCAAAATCCTCATAAAATcggaaattttgttaaaatatttcatTCATTTCCTAAAGTCTTTTATTCTGTTGAGAGtccttatttctttttttgacgtaatgttttatttttagctaaGTCTATGGTATACTTTAAAAACTAGTTTTTGCGAAAAGATATTTTTGGAAATGATGCATGTTTAATAAATGTTGAATGTAAAGTTTAATGCCTGCAAAATATTTCAGGACTCTAAATTTGCCAAAATACATAgtcaagaaatttttttaaagggcACAATTAGAgaaaattttatcatttataCTGTTTATGCTAAATAACAAAGCCATTTACACTACACCTTTTTgtgtgatttatttaaaaatcccACAAGAtttgttttcacaaaaatttatttttttactaatcacgcactgaaaaaatgtacaaaaattaatttctgcaaAATAGAATTTTTTGATTCATGAAAATTAATTCCTACCAAAATTAGTTTCCTTAGGATGGACGAAGGCTAAATTTAAATACAATATCGATTAAATTGCAGGTATTATTAATTACGATCATGTGATGTTGTGTAAACAAGAGGgaaagaaaaaacagaaaaacaaaagcaAGCTATCCTCTTCTGTATATTttctctattgtttttttttctttttgaatcgaaacaattaaaaaaataaagttgtttaaaataattaaaaaaattataaagaatgGATTTGAATCTGAAAATCTTCAAGAACATAAAATAATTCATTGTTCCCTCAAGCAAAATGTTTTCTAAAATAATGTACAAGTTGTTACAACACATCCTTTTAATAATTCTCTTGagaagaaataaatttacttttaaaaatatgtggCTAGTTACATTTAATAAGCAAATCATATTTCTTTATACACTTTGCTCTTTTGAAAGGTAATAACATAATTTCTCACACTGTTAAGAAACagctcaaaattaaaaaattattcattttttttcgctataatttttttcacaccgTTACTTTTTCACTTGAAATTCCTGGATCGAAATTTTTAAGCCCCTGAGTTTACTTATCTTGAGCACAATATTGTAGAAATTATAGACCCTGGGTTACTTATCCTGAGCACGATTGTGGAAATAACTGACCCTATAATGGTCAAGCAGGAGAAGGACTAGCCTTGGATTACACACACTAGCTAAGCTGTTGTTTTTGCAGGATGGTCGGAGGTATTACAAAGTGCAATGGGCTGCATCAACAATGGAGCCATCCAAAAATTTCCTGGAAGCAGAATTGCTCATCAAGAAATATTGGGATCCAGTAGAAAAAAAACTCAAGCTTCCAAATAATGTAAGATTTTTTATGTATCTTGAACGTTGAGTAGAATCCTGATATGATTTTTatatatctatttttttaagaacaagACCTCTTCAATAAACAACAGGGTTCATGTTGTATTTTTCATgtctttgttgttttcaaaaaaaaagccGTGTGCATTggtattttcaattttaatgctTTCATTCTAGTGCAACATAGTTCAACTACAATTGTCAAACCAGCAAGAAAACTTTGCTaaattattgtgtttttttagcCTTTATTTTATGTTACATTGGGATAGAAGGATGTTGTGATACCACCACTGGTACTTAGGGTTatcaaagaaacaaacaaacacgaaAACGCAATTTTCAGAATCTTTCGTTTCCATATCTTTTCCAGCAAGTTTCTCTATCTTGAACAAATTCCCTGGTCCATTCCTCACGTGTCAGAGATAGAGAGACTCTaactaaattgttttttaatttcacaaaaattttaatttttgagatttttggtcattttttgattttttagtcGCCTAGAAAAACTGTAAAATACTTTCGTTTGTTAACTACAGATATTTTGAACACAATACAAAGGGTAATTAGAAATTTCGAAAACAAACCCTCTCTTTATTAAAGAACTGGAGATATACCTTCTATTTAGTGCTcatttctgatattttttgtttgatttttgtacatgtaattaattttttatctattttagcTTGTTTCGTTTCAGGATAATCCAACAAATAGAGACGACGACCAAGGTGTGCATCATACATTTTTACTGCATTTAAAATAAATCTATGATGAATTTCTTCACAACATAGAAATAGAATTTGGCTAAATTAACGAAAGTTCCTTCAAAGTTCTCGGGGACTGAAATTAGAGAATTTAAGTCCAGATAGCTTGGTTGTAAGGTGGTTTAAATCTAGTTAAGTACTCGTGTACGAAGATAAAAAACAATTCACACGTATTTTGTAagataaaaatttgtaaaaagaaatttctaatactaattctttctgtttttgtataaaacacATTTTATGGTGATGGCAAAGAATTGTGCAAACAAGTCTTTAGTCACGTCATTTGAATGAACTTTAACATTGATAGTGAGAAGAGTTAGAGctgatttaaaatatttgttaagAAAGTATTTTCTTTTAGGTAATTCATCGAGTAATAGTTCTGAAATTACACCCTGTGAAAGTTCATCGAGTATTAACTCGAATGTTGCACCCTGTGAAAGTTCGTCGAGTAATGACCCAAAAGTTACGCCATGTAAAAATTTATCGAGTAACAACTCGGAAGTTACGCCCTGTGAAAATTCGTTGAGTAATGACTCAAAAGATACACCCTGCGAAAGAGTAAGTTTACATTGTGTTTTTACTGTATCCATTCAAGTTAACCAGTTTTGAATTGGAAACAGTTCTAGTTGCTATTTTTTTCCAAAGGCTTTTATtgttaactagtcgataaggcccgtggaaaaatccactcaggcgggataaaatttttgatgacgtcagcaacccatccactaaaataaatttagaattttgttttcaagttCCCTCTATTGTGGAGAGcctaaagcgctgatcaagaaaatgtatatgatcgtgtgcttttgatgagcggttaatgagatataagggtttaaaaattttgctgacgtcagcaatggccccgtccaaacagaaattttttttgttgccttcatcgtatagatcttgaaacgctgatcaagaaaatgtataggatttgTACTTTTTACAAACGGTTGcggagatattaaggtttgaaggtttttagatgacgtcatcaacccgtccattccgaaacgaatttggtgacccaggtttgggaaacttacccaaattgttcctaggtggtccctagttacccacgtggtgaaaaatcattgacgtcgcCACCtcttttccaagttatttatttAGCCTcgaagttttaggtgcactgtaatggcttcattaatttaagatattgacgttaaagtagtgttattgacgtcgcgccgtaacgtcagaaaagttaacatattagacatgcatttttcggcaacatcaaaggaaaatgaacacattccctttgcctgttacggacagacacagtctccgtattattataagatatTGATGTTGAATATCCTCTTATAAAGTTCTCTGCATTTTATATATATCTGCATATCCTAGTACCCTAACAGTCTACGTGAAATTTTAAGGTAGAAAAAAATTGGCGAGATTACCGAATTTGGGCCAAATATTTCCAAATTAGGTactctaaatttaaaataattgacCAATTGAatccattttaaattttaacaaaaatgattaatttctttaaaaacgtgTCGAATGCTCTCAAAAAATTAATCGATTATGGATGAATGAACTTGAGGTATATTGCATTTTTgcatctttttttataaaccatTAAAACCCACGCTAAATGTTTACCTAACGTCTTTTCAGTTTAATTGCCTGCTTCTATACGACAATAAATAATTTGCGGGTTTTTATTTAGGTTACCTATGAAGAAAAACGAagtgatgtaaacaaaaaagattttcaaCCAACCAGTGAAAGCGAAATAACAGACGACATAAATAAGCAAGACAAAACAGCAGAAAATCAAGACAAAGACGCTGAACATTCCACGGAGACATCTGAATGTAGGGATACtaaaatagaaaacgatttaaatattttagacacAAAAAGCAAAGGCGAAAATTTTAGTAATACAAGAAAACGAAAAAATGATGAAATACAAAGAActactaaaataaataatacatgTCCGAATGATCTGCTGCAAGAGAAGCAACCCGAAGAAAAACGAACGAAAAACGCAGAAAGTTGATAAAAAACGAAGGCAAATTTCTAGTGAATATGTTTATATTGTAAATATTATTATGTTTTTGTGCTGTTgtgttttatatatatgtatatgatttttgttaatttatgtgttttacttAAATAATTATCTGCAGCGATGATAAGCAGAAGGTGCTATACAACTTATTTTTACCAAACAAATCATATTTTCTTAATAGGggattcaaaaaagaaaaaagtgtacGCCAGTAACCAATCCTTTGACGTTAAATATTTGATATCGTGAAACCTCGATTTTTTGGACAacggaaaaatttttaaactgattTGTTGTCTACATGCTTCAGTGATTGATGTTACgtaaatataacattttttattttggcaTTCAGGGCTGGGTGGGAGAAAGAGGTAACGTGTGGTCACACTTGTGGTGTGGTCACACTTTCAATTAACATAGCAAGATTTAATTGCTCCAAGTCGCGGCATTCTTAAGGTTCTTCTGCCAGGCATCTTTATGcgacaaaaaatgaaatcattttgcgGACTGGTAACCAGCCTTAGcctttttcgcgaaagtttatttcgcaaaaaaattgaaatcgttTATTCGTGGAAGTTTATTTCGCGagattttgctaatttttttaagtattttcggtTAACGATTTTCACttatcaaaaattcaaaaaaagcacttttgttaatttttctgtGTCCTTAAACCCCTTGTTTCCTATAACATTTctaaagcaatttaaaaaaatatttatatcgcGAAATCAATATCTTCATTCGCAATAGTTTATGTTGCGATTTCTTTTGCATTTACCAATTTCTGAAAGTTTATTCAAAAACTTTTGCGAGTTTTTGACCTCGAGAAAGTTTTGATACGCATATTATTGTGCTTATGGGCGGAAATCTGACTTTAAGCCTAGTTTTCACGGATCCAAGGGATAAACCCTTATCAGAATTCAAGCCGGGGTCGACGAGCTCTCTACTGAAACGGCCTGGACGTTGCAATGAGAAAATGCGTTTCATCATCGCAACGACGTGGTCGCTTCGGTAGGAGTGGATATTTAAACGGCGTCGCCGCAGGCGATAAGAAAGTTGACGAAAAGgcgataaatataaaaacttaatattttgtCGCCTTTTTCAAatgattattttaaaagaaattctgtCGAAATAATTCAAAGAATTCTTTGttccttttaaaattattagtaGTAAGAGAAAGGAACAGTCGTGTAGCAAGATAAGAGAGAAAATAAACCTAGCGTGCTTTTAAGGCTGTTTCACATTGCAGCAACATCTTGTAGAAAATAAATGTGACAGAAAATTGCCATATTAAGCCGGATTTCCATTAGACAAAACGTTAGCGCTTGCgctttttatttgaaattattttggagCTTCAGCGTTGTCGCTTTACCGCCTTTGGTAGTTCGAAGTCTTCGATGGATTATAAAGAGAGAGAAAATGAGTGAAGTCAACCTCGTCCTTAATACTATTTTATTCCTAATTCCGCTATTCCGCTCTATTCTAAAACCAAATGCAGAGACACGTGATCGTTGTAGGTTTGTCCTATCGtgcttataaattttaaaaaagaggtTAAAAGAAGCATTCTGCAGACTGCAGGTTGTTCATTTGCAGCACAAAAGAAAATTAGAATTTACACGAATTCACACAAccgtttataaaaacaaaacaagacgttgttttaattttctaaatctAATTTTCTTAAATCTAAACAAATATTTTCTGTCCGTTTTACGTTTAAGAACTTCAGCTTTGTTCTATTCTGTAAATTATATAACAATTGGCGGCATGGTTATATATTGAGGACAATTCCTCCGGGCATGCTTATTAGCTCGCGACCTTTATTAATAGCGATCAAAATTAATGGTGGTTTTATTATCTATAAACAAATGTATTCTGTAAAATACATTGTTTTACTGAAATAATTATGCGGCCACCTGGTTCGCGTTTGGTGTTCTTGTTGTTCGTAACACGTGCCTTATTGTTAAACTAATCAAATAATTTTGATCCCTTAATGTATTCGTCGTCATTTTTGTTCAATTATATTTGCGTTGCTATTCAGTGAAAAGAAAGTCCAACAAATAGATATTGAACGAATTTTTTAACATGCGTTTCTGTTTTGTTATTTTACGAAGATAATCAAAAAAGCAGTTTTTCTAATCGATTTTAAAGATATGGATGATACATTATTCATATTTAATAAcgcaaagaattttattttaaatgagttATGGTTGTTTTCCACACAACAGAGTagcaaaaataaagagaaaataataTCCTGGAGGTATATATTGATAAACCTGAGGAAGATTTAATGGATTTTCGTATGACATAAtgaataaagaagaagaaaaaatatgttttattgaTGGATTCCTTTGACGAGAAAAGCAGAAATATTTGTGCTAAAAAATTACATTCAGAAAACAAGAACGTACACACgtgtttgatgtgttttgtaaaaatgtttgtcTAGATTGCAGGCTCCAGATAAAATTTATTAGCTAAGGTTTTTTAATATATCTGCGAATGTCTCTTTAACAGTATATATAgacttttttgaatgtttacattttctgcgGTAAGCCCTTTTGGCTCTAACAACTGCGTGACGGGCAGAAAGATGCGGGAAAATGtgaaattcaaaaaggtctatccactgaaattttttgtttgtttttatgtcaCAGGAGAATATTTTTGTAGGGGAAACTAGTCAGAAACTTAACTAAttacatttttaacaaaattttaatattttatttagtcaTTGTGTGAATGTACGGGAATGTTTCTAACTAACCTATTTAAATTGAATGATTGATTTATCTGTggtttttatactattttcttTCTCCTTAATGGtgtatgcaaaaaaaattattctttattatcaTCAAGACAGGTCAGTTTCACGGTAAAGTGTTATTGAAAATTTTATAAAGACATCCTCAACGTCTTTCGTTTTGTTGTTTGCAGAAAAAGTAAAACAGATTTCGCGTTTAGTTTTTCGTTTTGTTGTAGCCACAAGggataataaacaaaaacaaagtagTATAAAAGAAGGTTTACGCATTATCGGAGTTTTATATAGTTTAAAgttgaatttatttaaaaacggaTTTCCGGTTTTATGTGTAACAGGAGATATAAATTAATATTTCCTTTTTATCCTTTTCGTTTTATgattatatttttcttaatagattttgcaaacataaaatttcatcaacaaaaaatgtccgaagaagagataaaaaaattgGAGAGCGAAGACGAAGATTCATGCGTAATTGAAGATACAGATTTGGAAACAAAGTATAAACTTTCCTCCAGACCTTCTTCGTATGACTTAAAACAATCGACGTGCTTAAGCGAttatgataaatgtgatattgAGTCCGGACGAATTCGTATTGcccggttaaaaaaaaatctcgaGGGATGGAAAAGCCAGGATTCTTTGTTAAAACGACCTGACAGTCCGCAGTCTGTTCCAAACCTCGtgataaaaaaatcaagtaGCATGAATTCTGTGTTTTCAACCGGAGTACACAAATCAATGTTATCGTTAACTTCACGCGAAGACTCCGGTCAAAAAGATTTTAATCCGGTCGTCGTGAAAGATACCATCTGTCTCTCATATAATGAAcaaagaaaacatttaaaaaagaaaaagctgtTTTGTTTTTCGGGGTGTGCTTCAACGTGTTCACTTGATAGATTTCGTGTTCTCGGATGTGGCTTGTTTCTTGTTGGCGTACTACTGTGTGTTGGGTTTTGGAATTATTGTATCATAACATCCTCGCTTAATCATGTTGAAGGGGTCATTCCTACTTATGTTTACGGAGCCGCGGTATGTTTACCTGTTATTCCGGATGAAATAGTCTgagtttttgtttgaaaaaactaGTAGAGATAGTATGAAAGATCGCAATGATatcgttttaaaatttatgataaatttctttttcttgattttagcagcttttaaaaaataacgaagAGTTTGAAGAGTTTATAGTCGTGTATAAAATTCTGAAATTTAAAATGTTGCAAATCAAAAAAGAACTTTCTTTTATTTCGTAAAGTTaatctttaaaaactaaaaaagaaaaaaaaacatgatgttattttattttttaattaatttatcttCTTTGTTtcgcgcaaaaattaattcattgTTGAGTCAACAAAAATGACTCACCAGCTACGGAAGgagcaaaagtttgtttatatcGTTCAAGGCTTAAAATCACCTTTTTATTCATATCAAATGAGTTATCTAATACTATTTAAATTACCCTCCAATAGGCTAATAAACATAACTTAAATTAATTATTCTACATTTTTCTCATGACTTTTTCTCTATGGTTTGACCGTGAACCGATTTCTTGATAAACTTTTTTCCCCATAGATGATTGTTAGTGGAATTTGCACGATATTCGCATCCAAAAGAACTAAGCCTTTGGTAAGTTTGTGTATGTTTTAAAAACGTGTAGAAATCGGTATTTTGTCTATTGGATAAATCTTGCAAATGCTAAATTTTCTCGAGTTGAGTTTGCTATATCCTAGAATTGAATTCAGTTGGCAAAGAGACGGGGAGGGAGGGGGTGGACAAAATGTTTAGCTTTTCTTTTTGTGTACAGTGttaaaatacatatatacatttGTAATCAACGTCTTTTGCCTCCCGGTCAACTTTCGTGTAAATCATCGAAGTTAAAAATTAATAGCCTGTTTCGCACCATCTCACACCTCCCTCCCACCTCTGTTTTAAAGGCTCGTTTCCGCTCAAGAAATAAACAACGGAAGAATTTGGTTATTTTGTTGTGTTAAAAACTGGTTCAGACGATAGAGCAAAAATGTTTGTCGATCAAACATGTTTAATGAATAGATAGCACTTTTTTAATGGAAATAAGGTTTTACTTGACGAGGCTTCTGAAAGACTTTTGAACTGGCACAATTGTGGTTTATTTGTAGACAGTATTTTTTGGTTTAATGTGACATTTCCTAAGTATATGTTATTTCTATTATAGatcattttgattttgattttatcctttgTCTGCACCGTATTCTGCGTATCCAGTTTTGTCTATCTTGTGACAAGAGTCAACACTCGACTTGGACAGCTGGACGATTGCAGTTTCGACGGGCGCGATAACATTTGTTCCTGCGTGATTCAAAAAGGCGATACGAAGAAAGTATTTCATTTCGCCGAAGTCATGAACTGTCACACAGTGAAAGAGAGTTTACGAGAGTTGGTTTACGGCGTCAGCGCGCTGTTCGGTGTTGGTTTTGTGATATCAGTTCTCACTGCCAGTGCTGCGTGTTGCCTGCTgcacaaagaaaaaagaaaacggaAATATCAAGTCGTGGTAAGTAAATTTAATGTTGCTTTTATCTTCGGCTCACGTTAAAATGATCCCATATGTTCGCAATGTACAGGAGGCATCCTGTTAAAGTGGACACTTGTATATAGCAACCTGCCAATTGATTAAACGTTATAAGGCCTTTGCAGACGCCGGTACAAAGTTGACATTATAATTCGTATGAATGTTCGCTATGTACAGGTTTGATTGCAGAGGTTGTATCACCTTTAAAATGGCACCACTGCTTGAATTAGTagtttatgttttcttttttaatattttttagcaaaatgcACCTGGTTCAATCAATTCTACCACACAAACGCAAGAAAGCTGTTTTACGTCAGGACTTCTTCATTCGTTCGGTAGTTTGGAATACCATCAAAAAGCGAGGGAAGACACGACAAGTAAACGAACCGTGCACAGCGTCAATAACTTTTCTGTGAGTACACAAACTCCATTGTTTATGATGCCGGTTGCCGAAATCGTCGACGCCATGAGCACCACTGATTATCAACTTGATCTATTCCTCGATGGGTGTGACGAGCCACCGCCCTCGTACAATGACGCCATTGCAAGCTTGCTATCATGACAAATAAGTATGAAACTTGTGGAAAACAATGAAGTGAGGCTGTTACCAGGGCGCTTTCACAACAAATGAAGGCATCTCGCCATCACAGGTGTTTTCAAAAAGTATTGGTAACTAATATGGTGCCACAAACGAtcgtttttttaaagttgtatatAACTTTTGTATATAATAAACAGAACAAGAAATATAGTTTCCTCGTTATACGGATCTGTGGAGGGTGTGACAAATGCTGTAAATTCTAAGTGGTGAATCAAGGAGTTCCTGTGGTAAAGTTGTCCGCTCCGtcagaaaatttcaaaatgtcagAGAAAACTTAGAAAATCAGGATTTTGCAGATTGCCTATTTCAATACGTTTTAAAGGATAACATTTTGCGGGCCTAACTTTCGCAATTTAGACTAAAAAACGCTAAATCGGCCAAAAGTAGCCGTAGAGAGGATTTttggtcaaaaaaaaatatcaggaaaataagGAGGTACTGTTGCTGAGTATGGAATGTGATTGAAGCGAACAagtgattttttc
This is a stretch of genomic DNA from Hydractinia symbiolongicarpus strain clone_291-10 chromosome 9, HSymV2.1, whole genome shotgun sequence. It encodes these proteins:
- the LOC130656990 gene encoding uncharacterized protein LOC130656990 isoform X2: MADEENASTTADEEQMRVWREHYGNMIPEKIVDTKIGEDGRRYYKVQWAASTMEPSKNFLEAELLIKKYWDPVEKKLKLPNNDNPTNRDDDQGNSSSNSSEITPCESSSSINSNVAPCESSSSNDPKVTPCKNLSSNNSEVTPCENSLSNDSKDTPCERVTYEEKRSDVNKKDFQPTSESEITDDINKQDKTAENQDKDAEHSTETSECRDTKIENDLNILDTKSKGENFSNTRKRKNDEIQRTTKINNTCPNDLLQEKQPEEKRTKNAES
- the LOC130656990 gene encoding uncharacterized protein LOC130656990 isoform X1; this translates as MADEENASTTADEEQMRVWREHYGNMIPEKIVDTKIGEDGRRYYKVQWAASTMEPSKNFLEAELLIKKYWDPVEKKLKLPNNLVSFQDNPTNRDDDQGNSSSNSSEITPCESSSSINSNVAPCESSSSNDPKVTPCKNLSSNNSEVTPCENSLSNDSKDTPCERVTYEEKRSDVNKKDFQPTSESEITDDINKQDKTAENQDKDAEHSTETSECRDTKIENDLNILDTKSKGENFSNTRKRKNDEIQRTTKINNTCPNDLLQEKQPEEKRTKNAES
- the LOC130656296 gene encoding uncharacterized protein LOC130656296, giving the protein MSEEEIKKLESEDEDSCVIEDTDLETKYKLSSRPSSYDLKQSTCLSDYDKCDIESGRIRIARLKKNLEGWKSQDSLLKRPDSPQSVPNLVIKKSSSMNSVFSTGVHKSMLSLTSREDSGQKDFNPVVVKDTICLSYNEQRKHLKKKKLFCFSGCASTCSLDRFRVLGCGLFLVGVLLCVGFWNYCIITSSLNHVEGVIPTYVYGAAMIVSGICTIFASKRTKPLIILILILSFVCTVFCVSSFVYLVTRVNTRLGQLDDCSFDGRDNICSCVIQKGDTKKVFHFAEVMNCHTVKESLRELVYGVSALFGVGFVISVLTASAACCLLHKEKRKRKYQVVQNAPGSINSTTQTQESCFTSGLLHSFGSLEYHQKAREDTTSKRTVHSVNNFSVSTQTPLFMMPVAEIVDAMSTTDYQLDLFLDGCDEPPPSYNDAIASLLS